A stretch of the Clostridium fungisolvens genome encodes the following:
- a CDS encoding ligand-binding sensor domain-containing protein — MDITKASAIESDTKFKRVETENGLSQTSAQIIIQDSKGYMWIGTSDGANRYDGHQYKTYKYELDTKNSLTSNNVDDIVEDNNGLIWLATSKGLNKLDPSTEKITRYTSDENNVNTLSSSNVWALLKDRDGNIWVGTTAGLDIYNKATDSFYRYNNNPKDDNSLSNNFITCLFQDLDGLIWIGTKNGLNSYDPSKKQFTRYFSNENSDGSNNNYITKICEDSSGNIWVGTNGSGLRKYNKYKNTYVEYRNKVEDKSSIPSNSIQALYKDSLGSLWIGTNNGLSKYDSVTNKFVNYKNKYYDPKSLVNDDVVSIYQDRSGLIWVGTNKGISTFQTYVNFKNYSMNPAEKNGLSDDMISGVYEDNEGMLWIGTNSGTLNMVNRSTGEVKYYENGSNSKITSLSGDSEGHIWVSTENGLYDFNKNTKEFKLYTTSGKNDKTENTSIADKNVKFTYEDKSGILWICTRDGLDSLDIRSGQVTHYKDLFKQNGVTDSFISYIYEDSEGVMWVGCGLDGGLIRFDRKSNKIKIYRNNSNDKNSLTSNSVKSIAEDKLGNIWIATNHGLNKLNKEKEQFERYTEKDGLVNNYLYGVLIDEYNNPWVSTNGGISKFDVNKNTFINYDESDGLQGNEFNEYSFYKSFSGEMFFGGINGLNSFYPSEIIQTGYTPTVSIQKLKVFNNDINIENEVQLKYNENYFTFNFFVTDYKNTNKNEYAYMLEGVDKDWVYSSNRNIASYTNINSGTYVFKVKGKNSSGVWSKPVSVKIIISKPPWKSIYAYLIYALILAAIIYFIWNYVNILENLVKQRTSELKSKFEENEQLYAKLIDNEKFKNNYFINLSHELRTPLNVILSAVQLVNNYDEEQNRISRYKLKSYMDIVDRNSNRLLKVINDLIDSSKIEAGQYKLRFIETDIINVVEETALSMKEYIENNGLELIIDPDIEEKKIECAPTEIERCVINLLSNAVKFTNKGGRITVLINDLGEDVRITVKDTGIGISQEDQDMIFQRFSQVDNNSMTNKMGSGIGLTLVKNLVDLHNGTIRVRSKLNEGSEFIMTLPTKVV, encoded by the coding sequence ATGGACATTACTAAAGCTAGCGCAATTGAAAGCGATACGAAATTCAAAAGAGTTGAAACTGAAAATGGATTATCTCAAACATCTGCTCAAATTATTATTCAAGATTCAAAAGGATATATGTGGATAGGGACATCTGATGGTGCTAATAGATATGATGGACATCAATATAAGACCTATAAATATGAATTGGACACTAAGAACAGTCTTACTTCAAATAACGTAGATGATATTGTTGAAGATAACAATGGATTAATATGGTTAGCTACTAGCAAGGGATTAAACAAGCTTGATCCCAGTACTGAAAAGATAACAAGGTATACAAGTGATGAGAATAATGTCAATACTTTATCCAGTAGTAATGTATGGGCTCTTTTAAAGGATAGGGATGGCAATATATGGGTTGGAACAACAGCAGGGCTGGATATATATAATAAGGCTACAGATAGTTTCTATAGGTATAACAATAATCCAAAGGATGATAATAGTTTAAGTAATAATTTTATAACATGTTTGTTTCAAGATTTGGATGGATTGATATGGATAGGAACTAAAAATGGACTTAATAGTTATGATCCTTCTAAAAAACAATTTACAAGATATTTTAGTAACGAAAATTCAGATGGAAGCAATAATAATTATATAACAAAGATATGCGAAGATAGTAGTGGAAATATATGGGTAGGTACAAATGGTAGCGGACTAAGAAAATACAACAAGTATAAGAATACCTATGTAGAGTATAGAAATAAAGTTGAGGATAAAAGTTCAATTCCATCAAATAGTATCCAAGCCTTATATAAGGATTCCTTAGGAAGCTTATGGATAGGAACAAATAATGGCTTGAGTAAATACGATAGCGTTACAAATAAGTTTGTTAACTATAAAAACAAGTACTATGATCCAAAGAGCCTCGTAAATGATGATGTCGTAAGTATATATCAAGATAGATCAGGACTTATTTGGGTAGGAACCAATAAAGGAATAAGTACTTTTCAGACTTATGTGAATTTTAAAAATTATTCTATGAACCCTGCAGAAAAAAATGGCTTAAGTGATGATATGATAAGCGGTGTATATGAAGATAATGAAGGAATGCTTTGGATTGGAACAAATTCTGGAACTCTAAATATGGTTAATAGATCTACTGGTGAGGTTAAGTACTATGAAAATGGGTCTAACTCTAAAATAACAAGTTTAAGTGGAGATTCTGAGGGCCATATTTGGGTATCTACTGAAAATGGGTTGTATGATTTCAACAAAAATACTAAAGAGTTTAAATTATATACTACTAGTGGTAAGAATGATAAAACTGAAAATACTTCTATTGCAGATAAAAATGTTAAGTTTACATATGAAGATAAGAGTGGAATTCTTTGGATCTGTACTAGAGATGGCTTGGATTCTTTAGACATAAGAAGTGGGCAAGTTACTCATTATAAAGATCTATTTAAGCAGAATGGTGTAACCGATAGCTTTATTTCGTACATATATGAAGATAGTGAAGGTGTAATGTGGGTTGGCTGTGGTCTAGATGGTGGACTTATAAGATTTGATAGAAAATCAAATAAGATAAAGATATACAGAAATAATAGCAATGATAAAAATTCTCTTACTTCTAATAGCGTAAAATCTATAGCAGAGGATAAGCTAGGCAACATATGGATTGCTACGAATCATGGGTTAAATAAACTAAATAAGGAAAAAGAGCAATTTGAAAGATATACAGAAAAGGACGGACTTGTTAACAACTATTTGTACGGTGTTTTAATAGATGAATATAATAATCCATGGGTAAGCACTAATGGAGGAATTTCAAAGTTTGACGTAAATAAAAATACCTTTATAAATTATGATGAATCAGATGGACTTCAAGGGAACGAGTTTAATGAATATTCTTTTTATAAAAGTTTTTCTGGAGAAATGTTTTTTGGAGGTATAAATGGATTAAATAGTTTTTATCCTTCGGAAATCATTCAAACAGGATATACACCAACTGTTTCCATACAGAAGCTTAAAGTTTTCAATAACGATATTAATATTGAGAATGAAGTGCAACTTAAGTATAATGAAAACTACTTTACTTTTAATTTCTTTGTTACTGACTACAAGAATACAAATAAAAATGAATATGCCTATATGTTAGAAGGCGTGGATAAGGATTGGGTTTATTCATCCAACAGAAACATAGCGTCATATACTAATATAAATAGTGGTACTTATGTATTTAAAGTAAAAGGGAAAAATAGTAGTGGAGTTTGGAGTAAGCCTGTCAGTGTAAAAATTATAATAAGTAAACCACCATGGAAATCAATTTATGCTTATTTGATATATGCGCTTATATTGGCAGCTATTATATATTTCATATGGAATTATGTAAATATCTTGGAGAACTTGGTTAAACAAAGAACTTCGGAGCTTAAAAGTAAATTTGAAGAAAATGAGCAATTATATGCGAAATTAATCGACAATGAAAAATTTAAAAATAATTACTTTATTAATTTATCTCATGAATTAAGGACTCCGTTAAATGTTATTCTTTCAGCAGTCCAATTGGTAAACAACTATGATGAGGAACAGAATCGGATAAGTAGATATAAACTTAAAAGCTATATGGATATTGTGGATAGAAATTCTAATAGATTATTAAAGGTTATTAATGATTTAATAGACTCATCAAAAATAGAAGCTGGGCAATATAAGCTTAGATTTATTGAGACTGATATAATTAATGTAGTTGAAGAAACAGCACTTTCAATGAAAGAATATATTGAAAATAACGGATTGGAGCTTATAATTGATCCAGATATTGAGGAGAAAAAGATTGAATGTGCTCCTACAGAAATTGAAAGATGTGTTATAAATCTTCTTTCCAATGCTGTTAAATTTACAAATAAAGGTGGGCGGATTACGGTTTTAATAAATGACTTAGGTGAGGATGTAAGAATAACCGTAAAAGACACAGGAATTGGTATATCACAAGAAGATCAAGACATGATATTCCAAAGATTTAGCCAAGTAGATAATAATTCTATGACTAATAAAATGGGAAGTGGAATTGGTTTGACTTTAGTGAAAAATTTGGTTGATTTACACAATGGAACAATAAGAGTGAGAAGTAAATTAAACGAAGGTAGCGAATTTATAATGACATTACCAACAAAAGTAGTATAG
- a CDS encoding RrF2 family transcriptional regulator, with translation MKVSTKGRYGLKALIDLAINSGEETVTIKSISERQNISEGYLEQIFCVLRRSGLVIGRKGAQGGYSLPKSPSEITVGEILRILEGSLVLVDINHDKDIDSLDKCINDNLWDMINKKINDYFDSITLEDLVNKYKDSTDSIVYFI, from the coding sequence GTGAAAGTTTCAACTAAAGGAAGATATGGATTAAAAGCATTAATAGATTTAGCTATTAACTCAGGAGAAGAAACTGTTACTATTAAGAGTATTTCAGAGAGACAAAATATATCAGAAGGATATCTTGAACAAATATTTTGTGTGCTTAGAAGAAGTGGCTTAGTAATTGGCAGAAAGGGTGCGCAAGGAGGATACTCTTTACCTAAGTCTCCTAGTGAGATAACGGTAGGAGAGATACTAAGGATTCTAGAAGGTAGTTTGGTTTTAGTAGATATAAATCATGATAAGGATATAGATAGTTTAGATAAGTGTATAAATGATAATCTTTGGGATATGATAAATAAGAAAATAAATGATTATTTTGATTCAATAACCCTTGAAGATTTGGTTAATAAGTACAAAGATAGTACTGATAGCATCGTATACTTTATTTAA
- a CDS encoding DUF3867 domain-containing protein — MDDKIVDFNELKNKAKDKDVDKFEDYIYGLYYSVAQGTLSMADFTTKIMKYMEENNISQEKFFNMQKKLMERYGFDSSFLENQAKILGINPNSVGNLGAGQNYEAMRKTISFTEKYKGKTIPKSVLTYRVSNKVNELELILEGDSVILKSNKKIDLQDVELNEFLCSYKKLQDDKNLKISICENVGEYEY; from the coding sequence ATGGATGATAAAATAGTAGATTTTAATGAGCTCAAAAATAAAGCGAAGGATAAGGATGTAGATAAGTTCGAAGATTATATCTACGGTCTGTATTACTCGGTAGCTCAAGGTACACTATCTATGGCTGATTTTACTACAAAAATAATGAAGTATATGGAAGAGAATAATATTTCACAAGAAAAATTCTTTAATATGCAAAAGAAGCTTATGGAGAGATATGGATTTGATTCTAGCTTTTTAGAAAACCAAGCTAAAATCTTAGGTATTAATCCTAATTCTGTTGGAAACTTGGGGGCAGGTCAAAATTATGAAGCTATGAGAAAAACTATTAGTTTTACTGAAAAATATAAAGGTAAAACAATTCCTAAAAGTGTACTTACTTACAGAGTTAGTAATAAGGTAAATGAGTTAGAGCTAATATTGGAAGGCGATAGTGTCATATTAAAAAGTAATAAGAAGATTGATCTTCAAGATGTAGAATTAAACGAATTTTTATGTTCATATAAGAAACTTCAAGATGATAAAAATTTAAAGATATCTATTTGTGAGAACGTGGGAGAGTATGAATATTAA
- a CDS encoding ABC transporter ATP-binding protein: protein MTEDVFLQLSNVSKSFDRGENVINDLNLDIRKGEFLTLLGPSGCGKTTTLRMIAGFESPSAGDIVIDGDNMTDKSPHERCVNTVFQNYALFPHMNIFDNIAFGLKMKKVSKSDIKSKVAEMLAMVQLEGFEYRMPSQLSGGQMQRVAIARAVVNNPKVLLLDEPLGALDLKLRKQMQLELKHLQKQLGITFVFVTHDQEEALTMSDRIVVMNKGIIEQIGTPEELYENPKTRFVADFLGETNLLDGEAIKIKETEVLLNLEQEQDIIRIPNKSYEIGDKFTVSIRPERIKIKENPEENDVWLQCKFKERIYIGSSVKTVVLLKNGKEIVVNEPIGHDYKFKDLSKDIFVTWNPQNTVVIKA, encoded by the coding sequence GTGACAGAGGATGTTTTTCTTCAATTGTCTAATGTTAGTAAAAGCTTTGATAGAGGTGAAAATGTTATAAATGATTTGAACCTTGATATTAGGAAGGGTGAATTTTTAACTTTACTCGGTCCTAGTGGTTGTGGTAAAACTACTACACTAAGAATGATTGCTGGTTTTGAATCACCAAGTGCTGGAGATATTGTAATTGATGGAGATAATATGACAGATAAATCTCCACATGAGAGATGTGTAAATACAGTATTTCAAAACTACGCATTGTTTCCACATATGAATATTTTTGATAACATAGCCTTTGGGTTAAAAATGAAGAAAGTTTCAAAGAGTGATATTAAGAGTAAAGTAGCTGAAATGCTGGCCATGGTTCAACTAGAAGGCTTTGAGTATAGAATGCCTTCGCAGTTAAGTGGGGGGCAGATGCAGCGTGTTGCTATAGCTAGAGCAGTAGTAAACAATCCTAAAGTTTTACTCTTGGATGAACCATTAGGCGCGTTAGATTTAAAGCTTAGAAAGCAGATGCAATTGGAACTCAAGCATCTTCAGAAGCAGCTTGGAATAACTTTTGTTTTTGTAACTCATGATCAAGAAGAGGCATTAACTATGTCCGATAGAATTGTGGTTATGAATAAAGGTATTATTGAACAAATAGGAACTCCAGAAGAACTTTATGAGAATCCTAAAACAAGATTCGTAGCTGATTTTTTAGGTGAAACTAATCTTTTAGATGGAGAAGCTATAAAAATTAAGGAAACTGAGGTTCTGCTTAACCTTGAACAAGAGCAAGATATAATAAGGATTCCGAATAAAAGTTATGAAATAGGTGATAAATTTACTGTTTCAATCAGACCTGAAAGGATAAAGATAAAGGAAAATCCAGAAGAAAATGATGTATGGCTTCAGTGCAAATTTAAGGAGAGAATTTACATAGGTTCAAGTGTGAAAACAGTGGTACTACTAAAAAATGGAAAAGAAATAGTAGTAAATGAACCCATAGGTCATGACTATAAGTTTAAGGATTTGAGTAAGGATATATTTGTAACTTGGAATCCACAAAATACAGTAGTTATAAAAGCGTAA
- a CDS encoding ABC transporter permease — MKKKIFKDNLLAKLTTTAPIALWMLGFFLIPLVLIVIVSFCIRGEVGDVVYSFTGDNYKRLINTLYITIFFKSLLIAIGTTVICLIFGYPFAFIIARANKAIKPILLLLIILPFWTNSLVRTYAMIILLRTEGIINTLLLNIGMIKVPLHLMYNNTAVMIGMLYMMFPFMVLPLYSSIEKLDMRILEAADDLGAGPMDKFLKITLPLTKGGILSGSLLVFVPTLGLFFVTDLMGGSKVVLMSNLIKNQFLTARDWPFGAAISVVLIIIMIALISLYTKLGGKVDKREVL; from the coding sequence TTGAAAAAGAAAATTTTTAAAGATAATCTCTTAGCGAAGCTTACAACTACAGCTCCTATAGCATTATGGATGTTAGGTTTTTTCTTAATTCCATTAGTACTTATTGTTATAGTAAGCTTTTGTATTAGAGGTGAAGTAGGAGATGTAGTTTATTCTTTCACTGGTGATAATTATAAGAGACTTATAAATACTTTGTATATAACTATATTTTTTAAATCTCTACTTATTGCAATTGGAACAACAGTAATCTGCTTAATATTTGGATATCCATTTGCATTTATAATTGCAAGAGCAAATAAAGCTATAAAACCAATATTGCTGCTATTAATAATACTTCCTTTTTGGACAAACTCATTAGTTAGAACTTATGCGATGATTATATTACTACGTACAGAAGGAATTATAAATACTTTGTTGTTAAATATAGGAATGATAAAAGTACCGCTTCATCTAATGTATAATAACACTGCCGTAATGATAGGTATGCTTTACATGATGTTCCCATTTATGGTACTACCATTATATTCTTCTATAGAAAAGCTTGATATGAGAATTCTAGAAGCAGCTGATGATTTAGGAGCTGGACCGATGGACAAGTTCTTGAAAATTACACTTCCTTTGACAAAAGGAGGGATACTTTCCGGTTCGTTATTAGTTTTTGTCCCTACCCTTGGATTGTTTTTTGTTACAGATTTAATGGGGGGAAGCAAAGTTGTACTTATGAGTAACCTTATAAAAAATCAGTTTTTAACTGCTAGAGATTGGCCTTTTGGAGCCGCTATTTCAGTAGTGTTGATAATTATAATGATTGCGCTTATAAGCTTATATACAAAGCTTGGTGGTAAGGTTGATAAAAGGGAGGTGCTTTAA
- a CDS encoding extracellular solute-binding protein, whose amino-acid sequence MKKKKGNILKISYAFLMYMFLYVPIMVLIAFSFNSSKLNVVWTGFTFKWYQSLIHNAGILEAVKNSFIIAIVSTIISVVIGTLASVGLYRYEFRGKKVLDTILYIPLVIPEIVMGISLLAFFSIVKMDLGRLSLIIAHVTFSVAYVVAVVRTRLDGFDKAVEEAAMDLGASALKTFFYVTLPIIMPGVIAGGLLAFTLSLDDVIISFFVAGPGSVTLPLKIFSMVKFGVTPEINALSTIILLFTVIIIVLSVVMRNVNLSMKRVGGILTAIFVLVGGSSYGVWAYAKANEEPEQVLNVFNWSEYLPQSVIDKFEQTYNIKVNYSTFSSNEEMLAKLMAGGGQYDIAVASDFMVEILKKQNLIQPMNTDALPNLKNIGSQFLNLPFDEGNKYSVPYMWLAGIIAYDSSKVPEGTITSYADLWKPEFKNSLTILDDERAIIGMTLKRLGYSLNETSPEALKKAKDELKKLQPNVKSYDSDSPKTSLINGESKVIFAWGAEASLAKRDNPNVKYVIPKEGLFLQQDNFVIPQGAKNVKAAEQFINFIMEPEISAEISQYFPYGNPNTAAYPYIGDKIMKDEAVYPADDEVKKGEYLKDIGDHVTEFDKIWSEVKQ is encoded by the coding sequence ATGAAAAAGAAAAAAGGAAACATATTAAAGATATCCTATGCCTTTCTAATGTATATGTTCTTGTATGTACCAATAATGGTACTCATAGCATTTTCCTTCAATTCATCTAAGTTAAATGTAGTTTGGACAGGATTTACTTTTAAATGGTATCAAAGTTTAATTCATAATGCAGGAATATTAGAAGCAGTTAAGAATTCCTTTATAATAGCCATTGTTAGTACTATAATATCTGTTGTAATTGGTACACTTGCTTCAGTTGGTTTATATAGATATGAGTTTAGAGGGAAAAAGGTTCTTGATACCATTCTATATATACCACTTGTTATACCTGAAATAGTCATGGGGATTTCTCTTCTTGCCTTCTTTTCTATAGTGAAAATGGATTTAGGTAGGTTATCTCTTATAATTGCACATGTGACTTTTAGTGTAGCTTATGTTGTAGCTGTAGTAAGAACAAGATTAGATGGTTTTGATAAGGCTGTAGAAGAAGCGGCTATGGATTTAGGTGCTAGTGCACTTAAAACTTTCTTTTATGTTACCTTACCGATAATTATGCCAGGTGTTATAGCAGGAGGATTACTTGCATTTACATTATCTTTGGATGATGTAATAATAAGTTTTTTCGTAGCCGGTCCAGGAAGCGTAACCTTACCTTTAAAGATATTTTCAATGGTCAAGTTTGGCGTTACTCCTGAAATAAATGCATTATCTACAATAATATTGCTTTTTACAGTTATAATAATTGTACTTTCAGTAGTGATGAGAAATGTGAATTTAAGTATGAAAAGGGTAGGTGGTATACTTACTGCTATATTTGTATTAGTTGGGGGCTCAAGCTATGGGGTGTGGGCATATGCTAAGGCTAATGAAGAACCGGAGCAAGTTCTTAATGTTTTCAATTGGTCAGAATATTTACCACAGTCAGTAATTGATAAGTTTGAGCAGACCTATAATATTAAAGTGAACTATAGTACTTTTTCTTCAAATGAAGAGATGTTAGCAAAGCTTATGGCTGGTGGAGGACAGTATGATATAGCTGTTGCCAGTGATTTTATGGTTGAGATATTAAAAAAGCAAAATTTAATTCAACCTATGAATACAGATGCTTTACCTAATTTAAAGAATATCGGCAGTCAATTTTTAAACTTACCTTTTGATGAAGGAAATAAGTATAGTGTGCCTTATATGTGGCTTGCAGGTATAATAGCTTATGATAGTTCAAAAGTTCCAGAGGGAACTATAACTAGTTATGCTGATCTTTGGAAACCGGAATTTAAAAATTCGCTTACGATTTTAGATGATGAAAGAGCTATTATTGGAATGACTTTAAAGAGATTAGGTTATTCCTTAAATGAGACAAGTCCTGAAGCTTTAAAAAAAGCAAAAGATGAACTGAAAAAACTTCAACCTAACGTTAAATCTTATGATAGTGATAGTCCTAAAACAAGCTTAATTAATGGTGAATCAAAAGTAATATTTGCTTGGGGAGCAGAAGCCAGCCTTGCTAAACGAGATAATCCTAATGTTAAGTATGTGATTCCTAAGGAAGGACTTTTCCTACAACAAGATAATTTTGTTATTCCACAAGGAGCTAAGAACGTAAAGGCTGCAGAACAGTTCATTAATTTCATTATGGAACCTGAGATAAGTGCGGAAATATCTCAATATTTTCCTTATGGAAATCCTAACACAGCAGCTTATCCATATATAGGCGATAAAATAATGAAAGATGAAGCGGTTTATCCTGCTGATGATGAGGTTAAAAAGGGAGAATATCTAAAAGACATTGGAGATCACGTAACTGAGTTTGATAAGATTTGGTCTGAAGTGAAACAATAA
- the plsY gene encoding glycerol-3-phosphate 1-O-acyltransferase PlsY, producing the protein MDILISLVLSLIAYLAGSIPTGYILIKKIKGIDIRTVGSGNIGSTNVRRIGGTYISLATQVVDILKGLLPVAITSYLINKGIISINFDKNILLAIVGISAIVGHNYPIFLKFKGGKGVNTTVGVFLFLAPKALIAAAVVFFILKLATSIVSIRSMILAVALIVAAILFRYPNPVVLSTVFTAALLIFRHKANIKRIINGEEK; encoded by the coding sequence ATGGACATTTTAATATCTTTAGTTTTAAGTTTAATAGCATATTTGGCAGGATCTATACCTACGGGATACATTTTGATTAAAAAAATTAAAGGAATAGATATAAGAACGGTTGGAAGTGGCAATATTGGTTCTACCAACGTAAGAAGGATAGGTGGAACTTATATATCACTAGCGACTCAAGTTGTTGATATATTAAAGGGATTGCTTCCAGTAGCAATAACAAGCTACTTAATAAATAAAGGAATTATAAGTATTAATTTTGATAAAAATATATTACTTGCAATTGTAGGCATTAGCGCTATAGTAGGACATAACTATCCTATATTTCTGAAATTTAAAGGTGGAAAAGGTGTTAACACTACTGTAGGCGTCTTTTTGTTTTTAGCTCCTAAAGCGTTAATTGCTGCGGCAGTAGTTTTCTTTATATTAAAGCTAGCTACATCAATTGTATCCATTAGATCTATGATTCTTGCTGTTGCACTAATTGTAGCTGCAATATTATTTAGATATCCGAATCCTGTAGTGCTTTCTACTGTATTTACTGCAGCTCTTTTAATATTTAGACATAAAGCAAATATAAAGAGAATAATAAATGGTGAAGAAAAATAA
- a CDS encoding helix-turn-helix transcriptional regulator yields MDFYNPNEKIRLMRKQFGINQSLLEDVNMTRAFISMMESGKRKISRKSSELLAKKFNSIAKEMSININLDDEYFYRRPEEDARFFCEKALLKEEVTHEELKEIIDVAKTYQLSDMLINAYKVNGEICFVEADYMNAFTNFSSALGKCKEINQKSLQPYIYNAMGVCKIRRNEDEEAVFYFSQALWYAKEQNNDLYFIKASYNLALGYSKMKEYEKCLEVIEKNILEKDISAEIEELLKARILKANTYLRTGEKEKVLCEYLKIIDSLREDDIDTRSMIYNNIAEYHYNNEQFEESLKYIDRAQKLRNRESISTILDTKAKIFLKQGLYNEGIMILELAISFAEEYKQFTVLFEVYKHLINVYELIGDLEKVKEAAKMLLDTLDKNNIDKGRSYAIYKLIEINTTEGNVEESLSLLHKLKPILIDE; encoded by the coding sequence GTGGATTTTTATAATCCTAACGAAAAGATAAGGCTCATGAGAAAGCAGTTTGGAATCAATCAATCACTTTTAGAAGATGTTAATATGACAAGAGCATTTATCAGTATGATGGAAAGTGGTAAAAGAAAAATAAGCAGGAAGAGTTCTGAACTATTAGCAAAGAAATTTAACTCGATAGCTAAAGAAATGTCTATTAATATAAATCTAGATGATGAATATTTTTATAGGCGTCCAGAAGAAGACGCAAGATTCTTCTGTGAAAAGGCGCTTTTAAAAGAAGAAGTAACGCATGAAGAACTTAAAGAAATTATAGATGTGGCAAAAACATATCAGTTAAGTGATATGTTAATTAATGCATATAAGGTTAATGGAGAGATATGTTTTGTAGAGGCAGATTATATGAATGCCTTTACTAATTTCAGTAGCGCACTGGGAAAATGTAAGGAAATTAATCAAAAATCATTGCAACCATATATTTATAATGCTATGGGTGTTTGTAAAATTAGAAGAAATGAAGATGAAGAAGCAGTTTTTTATTTTAGCCAAGCCTTATGGTATGCCAAAGAACAAAATAATGATTTGTATTTCATAAAAGCTAGTTACAATTTAGCTTTAGGATATTCAAAAATGAAAGAATATGAAAAATGCCTAGAAGTAATAGAAAAAAATATTCTAGAAAAGGATATAAGTGCAGAAATAGAAGAGCTGTTAAAGGCTAGAATATTAAAGGCTAATACTTATTTAAGAACTGGTGAAAAAGAAAAAGTTCTTTGTGAATATCTAAAAATAATTGATAGTCTAAGGGAAGATGATATAGATACAAGATCAATGATTTACAATAATATTGCCGAATATCATTATAATAATGAACAATTTGAAGAAAGTTTAAAATACATTGATAGAGCACAAAAATTAAGAAATAGAGAGTCTATTTCTACTATTCTAGATACAAAAGCAAAGATATTCTTAAAGCAAGGGCTATATAATGAAGGTATTATGATATTAGAATTAGCTATAAGTTTTGCGGAGGAATATAAACAGTTTACAGTTTTGTTCGAAGTGTATAAACACTTAATAAACGTATATGAACTTATAGGTGATTTAGAAAAGGTAAAGGAAGCAGCGAAGATGCTCTTAGATACTTTGGATAAAAATAATATTGATAAGGGAAGAAGCTATGCTATATATAAGCTTATAGAAATAAACACAACAGAAGGGAATGTTGAAGAAAGTCTTAGTTTATTACATAAATTGAAGCCTATATTAATAGATGAATAA